In Solea senegalensis isolate Sse05_10M linkage group LG18, IFAPA_SoseM_1, whole genome shotgun sequence, a single window of DNA contains:
- the LOC122758841 gene encoding glutamate receptor ionotropic, delta-1-like isoform X2, with protein MQGVTVKVVTLLEDPFVMVAENILGQPKRYKGFSIDVLDALAKVLGFKYEIYQVSDSKYGSQLPNGSWNGMIGDLISKRADLAVSAITITPERENVVDFSKRYLDYSVGILLRKPEEKINIFSLFAPFDLAVWACIAAAILVVGVLIFLLNRLQTLRSSSAQNTASGQSGGGVGSGSLHSAIWIVYGAFVQQGGDSVVSSLALRIVMGSWWLFTLIVCSSYTANLAAYLTVSRMDHAIWTFQDLARQINVDYGTVRDSAVYDYFRNKGTNPLEQDSTYAELWRTISKNHGLDYCVSSPSEGIRKAKKSAYAFLWDMSVLEYAALTDDDCTITVSGNSMSSKGYGIAMQHGSPYRDLFSQRILELQDKGDLDIMKQKWWPRTGRCNLNTHAGSSPDGRSLRLHSFAGVFCILATGLLLACLVAALEAWWSSNRCRQEQPKEDKEVNLEQVHRRMNSLLDEDLAHKQIPGPSIEISALDIGSMQPSPASLASGAESVRNYHHPPSGLAVTTFLPGEGAPPPPLPLPHHGGTLSRTLAPPPGVGSSTLPLHHPLSGTMQCKHRAPNGGMFRQSPGKTPMPMSYQGVSAGPRPEAIDPAHSTSI; from the exons ATGCAGGGAGTGACTGTGAAGGTGGTCACTTTACTG gaggATCCGTTCGTCATGGTGGCTGAAAACATCCTCGGTCAACCAAAGAGATACAAAGGTTTCTCCATCGATGTCCTGGATGCTCTCGCCAAGGTCCTGGGCTTCAAATACGAGATCTAccag GTCAGTGACAGTAAATATGGATCTCAGCTTCCCAACGGTTCGTGGAATGGAATGATCGGTGACCTCATCAGTAAG agggCGGACCTGGCCGTGTCGGCCATCACCATCACACCAGAGCGTGAGAACGTGGTGGACTTCAGCAAACGTTACCTGGACTACAGCGTCGGGATCCTGCTGAGGAAACCTGAAGAGAAGATCAACATCTTTTCCTTGTTTGCGCCCTTTGACCTCGCCGTGTGGGCGTGTATCGCCGCCGCCATCCTGGTGGTGGGCGTGCTCATCTTCCTGCTCAACAGACTGCAGACGCTGCGCTCGTCCAGTGCTCAGAACACAGCAAGCGGCCAGAGCGGCGGCGGCGTGGGCTCAGGCTCGCTCCACAGCGCCATCTGGATCGTCTACGGAGCCTTTGTTCAACAAG gtggggACAGTGTGGTCAGTTCTCTGGCTCTCAGGATCGTCATGGGCAGCTGGTGGCTCTTCACGCTCATTGTGTGTTCATCGTACACGGCTAATCTGGCAGCTTACCTCACTGTGTCACGCATGGACCACGCTATATg GACATTCCAGGACTTGGCACGGCAGATTAACGTGGACTACGGGACGGTGCGAGACTCAGCCGTCTATGACTACTTCAGGAACAAAGGCACCAACCCTCTGGAACAGGACTCCACCTACGCTGAGCTCTGGAGAACCATCAGCAAGAACCACGGACTGGACTACTGTGTGTCCAGTCCTTCAGAGGGAATAcgcaag GCTAAGAAGAGTGCATATGCGTTCCTGTGGGACATGTCAGTGTTAGAATACGCTGCTCTGACAGACGACGACTGCACCATCACTGTGTCAGGAAACAGCATGAGCAGCAAAGGCTACGGCATCGCCATGCAACATGGAAGTCCTTACAGAGACCTGTTCTCCCAGAG GATCCTGGAGCTCCAGGACAAAGGAGACCTGGACATCATGAAGCAGAAGTGGTGGCCTCGCACCGGTCGCTGTAATCTCAACACTCACGCCGGCTCCAGTCCCGACGGCCGCTCCCTGCGCCTGCACAGCTTCGCGGGCGTCTTCTGCATCCTGGCCACCGGGCTGCTGCTGGCGTGCCTGGTGGCGGCACTGGAGGCGTGGTGGAGCAGCAACCGCTGCCGGCAGGAGCAGCCCAAAGAG GACAAGGAGGTGAACCTGGAGCAGGTGCACCGCCGTATGAACAGTCTTTTGGACGAGGACTTGGCGCACAAGCAGATCCCCGGTCCGTCTATCGAGATCTCTGCGCTGGACATAGGCAGCATGCAGCCCAGCCCGGCCTCGCTGGCGTCAGGGGCGGAGTCTGTGCGGAACTACCACCACCCGCCCTCGGGCCTCGCTGTGACCACCTTCCTCCCCGGGGAGGGggcgccgcctcctcctcttcccctaCCTCACCATGGGGGGACCCTCAGCAGGACGCTGGCCCCGCCCCCGGGCGTTGGCAGCAGCACGCTGCCGCTGCACCACCCACTCAGCGGCACCATGCAGTGCAAACACCGGGCCCCCAACGGGGGAATGTTCCGCCAGAGTCCTGGCAAGACGCCCATGCCAATGTCCTACCAGGGAGTCTCCGCAGGACCCAGACCAGAAGCCATTGACCCCGCCCACAGTACGTCCATATAG
- the LOC122758841 gene encoding glutamate receptor ionotropic, delta-1-like isoform X1 produces the protein MQGVTVKVVTLLEDPFVMVAENILGQPKRYKGFSIDVLDALAKVLGFKYEIYQVSDSKYGSQLPNGSWNGMIGDLISKRADLAVSAITITPERENVVDFSKRYLDYSVGILLRKPEEKINIFSLFAPFDLAVWACIAAAILVVGVLIFLLNRLQTLRSSSAQNTASGQSGGGVGSGSLHSAIWIVYGAFVQQGGDSVVSSLALRIVMGSWWLFTLIVCSSYTANLAAYLTVSRMDHAIWTFQDLARQINVDYGTVRDSAVYDYFRNKGTNPLEQDSTYAELWRTISKNHGLDYCVSSPSEGIRKAKKSAYAFLWDMSVLEYAALTDDDCTITVSGNSMSSKGYGIAMQHGSPYRDLFSQRILELQDKGDLDIMKQKWWPRTGRCNLNTHAGSSPDGRSLRLHSFAGVFCILATGLLLACLVAALEAWWSSNRCRQEQPKEVTKDFRLARVYNDITAASSEGRRDMWTDRERGWDEAEAIDTGQGGEPGAGAPPYEQSFGRGLGAQADPRSVYRDLCAGHRQHAAQPGLAGVRGGVCAELPPPALGPRCDHLPPRGGGAASSSSPTSPWGDPQQDAGPAPGRWQQHAAAAPPTQRHHAVQTPGPQRGNVPPESWQDAHANVLPGSLRRTQTRSH, from the exons ATGCAGGGAGTGACTGTGAAGGTGGTCACTTTACTG gaggATCCGTTCGTCATGGTGGCTGAAAACATCCTCGGTCAACCAAAGAGATACAAAGGTTTCTCCATCGATGTCCTGGATGCTCTCGCCAAGGTCCTGGGCTTCAAATACGAGATCTAccag GTCAGTGACAGTAAATATGGATCTCAGCTTCCCAACGGTTCGTGGAATGGAATGATCGGTGACCTCATCAGTAAG agggCGGACCTGGCCGTGTCGGCCATCACCATCACACCAGAGCGTGAGAACGTGGTGGACTTCAGCAAACGTTACCTGGACTACAGCGTCGGGATCCTGCTGAGGAAACCTGAAGAGAAGATCAACATCTTTTCCTTGTTTGCGCCCTTTGACCTCGCCGTGTGGGCGTGTATCGCCGCCGCCATCCTGGTGGTGGGCGTGCTCATCTTCCTGCTCAACAGACTGCAGACGCTGCGCTCGTCCAGTGCTCAGAACACAGCAAGCGGCCAGAGCGGCGGCGGCGTGGGCTCAGGCTCGCTCCACAGCGCCATCTGGATCGTCTACGGAGCCTTTGTTCAACAAG gtggggACAGTGTGGTCAGTTCTCTGGCTCTCAGGATCGTCATGGGCAGCTGGTGGCTCTTCACGCTCATTGTGTGTTCATCGTACACGGCTAATCTGGCAGCTTACCTCACTGTGTCACGCATGGACCACGCTATATg GACATTCCAGGACTTGGCACGGCAGATTAACGTGGACTACGGGACGGTGCGAGACTCAGCCGTCTATGACTACTTCAGGAACAAAGGCACCAACCCTCTGGAACAGGACTCCACCTACGCTGAGCTCTGGAGAACCATCAGCAAGAACCACGGACTGGACTACTGTGTGTCCAGTCCTTCAGAGGGAATAcgcaag GCTAAGAAGAGTGCATATGCGTTCCTGTGGGACATGTCAGTGTTAGAATACGCTGCTCTGACAGACGACGACTGCACCATCACTGTGTCAGGAAACAGCATGAGCAGCAAAGGCTACGGCATCGCCATGCAACATGGAAGTCCTTACAGAGACCTGTTCTCCCAGAG GATCCTGGAGCTCCAGGACAAAGGAGACCTGGACATCATGAAGCAGAAGTGGTGGCCTCGCACCGGTCGCTGTAATCTCAACACTCACGCCGGCTCCAGTCCCGACGGCCGCTCCCTGCGCCTGCACAGCTTCGCGGGCGTCTTCTGCATCCTGGCCACCGGGCTGCTGCTGGCGTGCCTGGTGGCGGCACTGGAGGCGTGGTGGAGCAGCAACCGCTGCCGGCAGGAGCAGCCCAAAGAG GTCACTAAGGATTTCAGACTGGCCAGGGTTTATAATGACATAACAGCTGCTTCATCGGAGGGGAGGAGGGAcatgtggacagacagagagagaggctgggATGAAGCAGAGGCTATTGATACAG GACAAGGAGGTGAACCTGGAGCAGGTGCACCGCCGTATGAACAGTCTTTTGGACGAGGACTTGGCGCACAAGCAGATCCCCGGTCCGTCTATCGAGATCTCTGCGCTGGACATAGGCAGCATGCAGCCCAGCCCGGCCTCGCTGGCGTCAGGGGCGGAGTCTGTGCGGAACTACCACCACCCGCCCTCGGGCCTCGCTGTGACCACCTTCCTCCCCGGGGAGGGggcgccgcctcctcctcttcccctaCCTCACCATGGGGGGACCCTCAGCAGGACGCTGGCCCCGCCCCCGGGCGTTGGCAGCAGCACGCTGCCGCTGCACCACCCACTCAGCGGCACCATGCAGTGCAAACACCGGGCCCCCAACGGGGGAATGTTCCGCCAGAGTCCTGGCAAGACGCCCATGCCAATGTCCTACCAGGGAGTCTCCGCAGGACCCAGACCAGAAGCCATTGA